Proteins encoded in a region of the Drosophila sechellia strain sech25 chromosome 2L, ASM438219v1, whole genome shotgun sequence genome:
- the LOC6611532 gene encoding alpha-tocopherol transfer protein-like: protein MGKAECISYDEHKLPYIDLGSAQIRMEKEPAPEWALKKAQDELREVPGVKEQAIKDLRELIQNEKYLNLPLDDEYMMMFLRPTHYYPESALKRLKNFYHMKLKYGVACENIIPSKLRNVFEANILNLLPQRDQHGRRLLVLEAGKKWKPSQVPLVDLFRGIQLTVLGSMVEPYSQICGAVVIIDMEGLPLSHITQFTPSFAAMLLDYIQECICMRLKAVHIVNNSYIFNMLFAVFKPFIREKLRKRIFFHGKDYKSLISHIEAKALPPKYGGSATWELPPGKVLGEFFECYSKDYELADSYGYTEGYKMKK from the exons ATGGGCAAGGCAGAGTGCATTAGCTACGATGAGCACAAGTTGCCCTACATCGATCTGGGCTCGGCACAGATCCGCATGGAGAAGGAACCAGCGCCGGAATGGGCACTAAAGAAGGCACAGGACGAGCTGCGGGAAGTGCCCGGCGTCAAGGAGCAGGCCATCAAGGATCTCAGGGAACTTATTCAAA ATGAAAAGTACCTGAACCTGCCATTGGATGATGAGTATATGATGATGTTCCTGCGTCCCACCCATTACTATCCAGAAAGTGCCTTGAAAAGG CTCAAGAACTTTTATCACATGAAACTGAAGTACGGAGTCGCTTGCGAGAACATAATCCCCAGCAAGTTGAGAAACGTTTTCGAGGCAAATATTCTGAATTTGCTGCCCCAAAGAGATCAACACGGCCGTCGCCTTTTGGTGCTGGAAGCTGGCA AAAAATGGAAGCCATCGCAAGTGCCCTTGGTGGATCTATTCCGTGGCATTCAATTGACCGTACTGGGTTCTATGGTGGAGCCCTACTCACAAATTTGCGGCGCAGTTGTCATCATCGATATGGAAG GGCTGCCACTTAGCCACATTACACAATTTACCCCGTCGTTTGCGGCCATGTTGCTGGATTACATTCAAGAATGCATCTGCATGCGTTTGAAAGCAGTTCACATTGTGAATAATTCATACATATTCAATATGCTCTTTGCTGTATTCAAGCCATTCATTCGCGAAAAGCTGCGCAAGAGG ATATTCTTCCATGGCAAGGACTACAAGTCCCTGATCTCCCATATTGAGGCGAAGGCTTTGCCTCCGAAATACGGTGGTTCTGCCACATGGGAACTGCCACCCGGCAAAGTCCTGGGCGAATTCTTTGAGTGCTATTCCAAGGATTATGAAC TTGCTGACAGCTATGGTTATACTGAAGGGTATAAGATGAAGAAGTAA
- the LOC6611533 gene encoding protein peste, which produces MPTQNSAMWGQKSNRKLIIGIFGFCLGLFGILCGMFWVDLFDWIMHKEMALAPDTRVYDNWKSPPMDLSLDIYLYNWTNPEEFGNLSTKPILEQVGPYRFIERPDKVDIHWHPENASVSYRRRSLFYFDAEASNGSLDDEITTLNAVALSAAATAKYWPPVKRSLVDVGLKMYGAEMSVQKSIDELLFTGYNDAMIDVAMAMPIFGDEVKVPFDKFGWFYTRNGSADLTGVFNVFTGADHLTKLGQMHSWNYQENTGFFDSYCGMTNGSAGEFQPQHLKPGDSVGLFTPDMCRTIPLDYVETLDIEGLEGFKFSGGARSVDNGTQYPENLCFCGGQCVPSGVMNISSCRFGSPVFMSYPHFFNGDPYYLDQVEGLTPNQKDHEFYMVVQPSTGIPLEVAARFQVNMLVEPIQGISLYTGIPKVFFPLVWFEQKVRITPDMADQLKVLPIVMLSGHIFAGICLIVGITLLCWTPVQILLASCRNRRYDLKTKTKTNGQYKSRSQFSSAEELKSKASTLVCEKSVKGSPDSSPLLEKGRKPTIIKSQTGESVTTASTAISDNKQD; this is translated from the exons ATGCCAACACAAAACAGCGCGATGTGGGGCCAAAAAAGTAATCGCAAATTAATTATCGGCATTTTCGGCTTCTGCCTGGGACTATTTGGCATATTGTGCGGCATGTTCTGGGTGGACCTGTTCGATTGGATCATGCACAAG GAAATGGCTCTGGCCCCCGACACACGTGTCTACGACAATTGGAAGAGTCCGCCAATGGATCTCAGTCTGGACATCTACCTGTACAACTGGACGAACCCGGAGGAGTTCGGCAACCTTTCCACGAAGCCCATTCTGGAGCAGGTGGGTCCTTATCGTTTTATCGAGCGACCCGATAAGGTGGACATCCACTGGCATCCAGAAAACGCATCCGTCAGCTATCGCAGGCGCAGCTTGTTCTACTTTGATGCGGAGGCCAGTAACGGGAGTCTGGACGATGAGATTACCACGCTTAATGCAGTGGCTCTG TCTGCAGCCGCCACTGCCAAATATTGGCCTCCAGTTAAGCGTTCCCTTGTCGACGTGGGTCTCAAGATGTACGGCGCCGAGATGTCCGTCCAAAAATCGATCGACGAGCTCCTCTTCACCGGCTACAATGACGCAATGATCGACGTGGCCATGGCCATGCCCATTTTCGGTGATGAGGTGAAGGTTCCATTCGATAAGTTCGGTTGGTTCTATACGCGCAATGGAAGTGCCGATCTTACCGGAGTTTTTAATGTCTTCACTGGTGCCGATCACCTGACCAAACTGGGTCAGATGCACTCGTGGAATTACCAGGAGAACACTGGATTCTTTGATTCCTATTGCGGAATGACCAATGGATCCGCCGGGGAGTTCCAGCCACAGCATCTGAAACCCGGCGATAGTGTTGGTTTATTTACGCCCGATATGTGCCGAACGATTCCGCTGGATTATGTGGAAACTTTGGATATTGAGGGACTGGAGGGTTTTAAATTCTCAGGTGGAGCTCGATCTGTAGATAATG GCACTCAGTATCCCGAGAACCTTTGCTTTTGTGGTGGCCAATGTGTTCCCTCGGGAGTGATGAACATCAGTTCCTGTCGTTTTGGATCTCCTGTGTTCATGTCCTATCCGCACTTTTTCAACGGCGATCCTTACTACCTAGATCAGGTAGAGGGCTTGACTCCTAACCAGAAGGATCACGAGTTTTATATGGTTGTGCAGCCAAGTACTGGTATTCCCCTGGAGGTGGCTGCCCGATTTCAAGTGAATATGCTCGTGGAGCCAATCCAAGGGATCAGCTTATACACTGGAATACCGAAGGTATTTTTCCCACTCGTATGGTTCGAGCAGAAAGTAAGAATCACTCCAGATATGGCAGACCAACTGAAGGTGCTGCCCATTGTCATGCTTTCCGGACATATCTTCGCCGGAATTTGCTTGATCGTAGGCATAACTCTTCTCTGCTGGACTCCGGTTCAGATTCTACTGGCTTCCTGTCGAAATCGTAGATACGATCTGAagaccaaaaccaaaacgaatGGCCAGTATAAGAGTCGCTCCCAATTCTCCAGTGCTGAGGAACTGAAGTCCAAGGCCTCCACTTTGGTCTGCGAAAAGAGTGTCAAAGGATCTCCGGACAGTTCGCCGCTCCTCGAAAAAGGCCGAAAGCCAACCATCATTAAATCCCAGACGGGTGAAAGTGTGACCACTGCATCCACAGCCATCAGCGACAATAAGCAGGATTGA
- the LOC6611534 gene encoding putative gustatory receptor 28a: MAFKLWERFSQADNVFQALRPLTFISLLGLAPFRLNLNPRKEVQTSKFSFFAGIVHFLFFVLCFGISVMEGDSIIGYFFQTNITRFSDGTLRLTGILAMSTIFGFAMFKRQRLVSIIQNNIVVDEIFVRLGMKLDYRMILLSSFLISLGMLLFNVIYLCVSYSLLVSATISPSFVTFTTFALPHINISLMVFKFLCTTDLARSRFSMLNEILQDILDAHIEQLSALELSPMHSVVNHRRYSHRLRNLISTPMKRYSVTSVIRLNPEYAIKQVSNIHNLLCDICQTIEEYFTYPLLGIIAISFLFILFDDFYILEAILNPKRLDVFEADEFFAFFLMQLIWYIVIIVLIVEGSSRTILHSSYTAAIVHKILNITDDPALRDRLFRLSLQLSHRKVLFTAAGLFRLDRTLIFTITGAATCYLIILIQFRFTHHMDDTSSNSTNHLHSIHLGD, encoded by the exons ATGGCCTTTAAGTTGTGGGAGCGCTTTTCCCAGGCGGACAATGTGTTCCAGGCACTTCGACCCTTAACTTTCATATCGCTATTGGGCCTGGCTCCATTTCGTTTAAATTTGAATCCCCGCAAGGAGGTGCAAACATCGAAGTTCTCCTTCTTCGCCGGCATAGTGCACTTCCTGTTCTTCGTCCTGTGTTTTGGTATCTCCGTGATGGAGGGAGATTCCATAATAGGCTACTTCTTCCAGACCAATATCACCAGATTCAGCGATGGAACCCTACGCCTGACTGGCATCCTGGCAATGTCCACTATTTTCGGATTTGCCATGTTCAAGAGGCAACGTTTGGTCAGCATAATACAGAACAACATAGTGGTGGACGAGATATTTGTGAGGCTGGGCATGAAGTTGGACTACCGAATGATACTGTTGTCCAGCTTTCTCATATCCTTGGGCATGCTGCTGTTCAACGTCATTTACTTGTGTGTGAGCTATAGCCTGCTGGTCAGTGCCACCATATCGCCCTCATTTGTGACTTTCACAACCTTCGCCCTGCCGCACATCAATATCAGTCTGATGGTCTTCAAGTTTCTTTGCACCACGGACTTGGCCAGGAGCCGGTTTAGTATGTTAAACGAA ATCCTGCAGGATATTTTGGATGCCCATATTGAGCAATTAAGCGCCTTGGAACTCTCGCCCATGCACTCGGTTGTCAATCACAGACGCTACTCTCATCGCCTGCGAAATTTGATTAGCACGCCAATGAAGCGGTACAGTGTTACCTCCGTAATACGCCTCAATCCGGAATACGCAATCAAGCAGGTGTCCAACATTCACAACCTGCTCTGCGACATTTGCCAGACCATCGAGGAATACTTTACATATCCGCTGCTTGGAATCATAGCCATATCCTTCCTATTCATTCTCTTTGATGACTTTTACATTTTGGAGGCCATTCTGAATCCCAAACGACTGGATGTTTTTGAGGCCGATGAGTTCTTTGCTTTCTTTCTAATGCAGCTCATCTGGTATATAGTCATCATCGTGCTGATCGTGGAGGGCAGCAGTCGGACTATTTTGCATAGCAGCTATACTGCAGCTATAGTTCACAAGATTCTCAATATCACCGATGATCCAGCGCTTAGAGATCGGCTTTTCCGACTGTCCTTGCAACTATCGCATCGGAAGGTCCTTTTCACAGCCGCAGGACTTTTTCGTCTGGATCGCACACTGATTTTTACG ATTACTGGTGCTGCCACTTGCTACCTCATTATACTCATACAGTTTCGATTCACGCATCACATGGACGACACCAGCTCCAATTCAACAAATCATTTACATTCCATTCATCTCGGCGattga
- the LOC6611535 gene encoding putative gustatory receptor 28b isoform X3, whose protein sequence is MSALRRVRKYFISSQVYEALRPLFFLTFLYGLTPFHVVRRKMGESYLKMSCFGVFNIFIYICLCGFCYISSLRQGESIVGYFFRTEISTIGDRLQIFNGLIAGAVIYTSAILKRCKLLGTLTILHSLDTNFSNIGIRVKYSRIFRYSLLLLIFKILILGVYFVGVFRLLVSLDVTPSFCVCMTFFLQHSVVSIAICLFCVIAFSFERRLSIINQVLKNLAHQWDTRSLKAVTQKQRSLQCLNSFSMYTIVTKDPAEIIQESMEIHHLICEAAATANKYFTYQLLTIISIAFLIIVFDAYYVLETLLGKSKRESKFKTVEFVTFFSCQMILYLIAIISIVEGSNRAIKKSEKTGGIVHSLLNKTKSAEVKEKLQQFSMQLMHLKINFTAAGLFNIDRTLYFTISGALTTYLIILLQFTSNSPNNGYGNGSSCCETFNNMTNHTL, encoded by the exons ATGTCCGCCCTGCGTCGGGTGCGCAAATACTTTATATCCTCTCAGGTCTACGAGGCACTGCGTCCACTGTTCTTCCTAACGTTTCTATACGGACTGACGCCATTTCATGTGGTCAGACGAAAGATGGGGGAATCCTACTTGAAGATGTCCTGTTTCGGCGTCTTCAACATCTTCATTTACATCTGCCTCTGTGGATTCTGCTACATATCATCCCTGAGGCAGGGAGAATCCATTGTGGGTTACTTCTTCCGCACGGAAATCTCCACAATCGGGGATCGTCTGCAGATCTTTAATGGTTTGATAGCTGGGGCTGTGATTTATACTTCGGCAATCCTAAAACGCTGCAAGCTTTTGGGCACCCTGACCATTCTACACAGCTTGGATACGAACTTCTCGAACATTGGAATACGCGTGAAATACTCGAGGATTTTCCGGTACTCGTTACTCTTACTGATCTTCAAGATACTGATCCTGGGTGTTTATTTCGTTGGAGTTTTCCGCCTGCTCGTCTCCCTGGATGTCACACCTTCGTTCTGCGTTTGTATGACATTTTTTCTGCAACATTCGGTTGTCTCCATAGCGATATGTTTGTTCTGCGTGATTGCCTTCAGTTTCGAGCGGCGCCTCAGTATCATCAATCAG GTGTTGAAGAACCTAGCCCATCAATGGGACACCCGAAGCCTCAAGGCAGTGACTCAAAAACAGCGTTCTCTACAATGTCTGAACTCATTTTCCATGTACACCATTGTAACAAAGGATCCTGCAGAGATTATACAGGAGTCCATGGAGATACATCATCTCATTTGCGAGGCCGCTGCCACGGCCAACAAATATTTTACCTACCAACTGCTGACCATTATATCCATAGCATTTCTGATCATCGTTTTCGATGCGTACTATGTCCTGGAGACCCTGCTGGGAAAATCGAAGCGCGAAAGCAAGTTCAAAACTGTGGAATTTGTGACGTTTTTCTCGTGTCAAATGATCCTGTATCTAATCGCCATTATTTCGATTGTCGAGGGAAGTAATCGCGCCATCAAGAAGAGCGAGAAAACTGGAGGCATAGTGCACTCCCTACtcaataaaaccaaaagtGCTGAGGTCAAGGAGAAACTGCAGCAATTCTCCATGCAGTTGATGCATctcaaaattaatttcaccgCTGCCGGTCTGTTCAACATCGACCGCACTTTGTATTTCACG ATCAGCGGGGCCTTGACCACTTATCTCATCATCTTGCTGCAGTTCACATCCAATTCCCCCAACAATGGCTATGGGAATGGCAGCTCTTGCTGTGAGACCTTCAATAATATGACGAATCATACGCTTTAG
- the LOC6611535 gene encoding putative gustatory receptor 28b isoform X2 produces MDIETAKEPVNPTDTPDIEVASGLCQPLRRRFRRFFTAKQLYECLRPVFHVTYIHGLTSFYISCDSKTGKRAIKKTIFGYINGIMHIAMFVFAYSLTIYNNCESVASYFFRSRITYFGDLMQIVSGFIGVTVIYLTAFVPNHRLERCLQKFHTMDVQLQTVGVKIMYSKVLRFSYMVLISMFLVNVIFTGGTFSVLYSSQVAPTMALHFTFLIQHTVIAISIAVFSCFTYLVEMRLVMVNKVLKNLAHQWDTRSLKAVTQKQRSLQCLNSFSMYTIVTKDPAEIIQESMEIHHLICEAAATANKYFTYQLLTIISIAFLIIVFDAYYVLETLLGKSKRESKFKTVEFVTFFSCQMILYLIAIISIVEGSNRAIKKSEKTGGIVHSLLNKTKSAEVKEKLQQFSMQLMHLKINFTAAGLFNIDRTLYFTISGALTTYLIILLQFTSNSPNNGYGNGSSCCETFNNMTNHTL; encoded by the exons ATGGACATTGAAACGGCCAAGGAGCCGGTGAATCCAACGGATACTCCGGACATAGAAGTGGCTTCCGGACTATGCCAGCCCTTGCGTCGTAGATTTCGGCGATTTTTTACCGCCAAACAGCTGTACGAGTGCCTGCGTCCGGTTTTCCATGTGACCTACATCCACGGACTCACCTCCTTCTACATTAGTTGCGATAGTAAAACCGGCAAGAGAGCCATCAAGAAAACCATTTTCGGCTACATCAATGGAATCATGCACATTGCCATGTTTGTCTTTGCCTATAGCCTTAcgatttataacaattgcgaATCGGTGGCCAGCTACTTCTTTCGGTCTCGCATCACCTATTTCGGGGATTTGATGCAGATAGTGAGTGGATTCATTGGAGTTACTGTAATCTACCTGACGGCCTTTGTACCAAACCATCGATTGGAGCGATGCCTCCAGAAGTTTCACACCATGGACGTGCAACTCCAGACGGTGGGAGTGAAGATCATGTACAGCAAGGTGTTGCGATTTAGCTACATGGTCCTGATCTCCATGTTCCTCGTAAACGTGATCTTTACCGGCGGCACCTTCTCGGTTCTCTACTCCTCGCAAGTGGCGCCCACCATGGCCCTGCACTTCACCTTCCTCATCCAGCACACGGTCATCGCCATTTCCATAGCGGTCTTCAGCTGCTTCACTTATCTGGTGGAGAtgcgactggtgatggtcaaTAAG GTGTTGAAGAACCTAGCCCATCAATGGGACACCCGAAGCCTCAAGGCAGTGACTCAAAAACAGCGTTCTCTACAATGTCTGAACTCATTTTCCATGTACACCATTGTAACAAAGGATCCTGCAGAGATTATACAGGAGTCCATGGAGATACATCATCTCATTTGCGAGGCCGCTGCCACGGCCAACAAATATTTTACCTACCAACTGCTGACCATTATATCCATAGCATTTCTGATCATCGTTTTCGATGCGTACTATGTCCTGGAGACCCTGCTGGGAAAATCGAAGCGCGAAAGCAAGTTCAAAACTGTGGAATTTGTGACGTTTTTCTCGTGTCAAATGATCCTGTATCTAATCGCCATTATTTCGATTGTCGAGGGAAGTAATCGCGCCATCAAGAAGAGCGAGAAAACTGGAGGCATAGTGCACTCCCTACtcaataaaaccaaaagtGCTGAGGTCAAGGAGAAACTGCAGCAATTCTCCATGCAGTTGATGCATctcaaaattaatttcaccgCTGCCGGTCTGTTCAACATCGACCGCACTTTGTATTTCACG ATCAGCGGGGCCTTGACCACTTATCTCATCATCTTGCTGCAGTTCACATCCAATTCCCCCAACAATGGCTATGGGAATGGCAGCTCTTGCTGTGAGACCTTCAATAATATGACGAATCATACGCTTTAG
- the LOC6611535 gene encoding putative gustatory receptor 28b isoform X1: MSLAIHLRCEIVIPFCVFHGHNDFIEQPYTMWLLRRMVGKSGNRPHDVYTCYRLTTFMALCLGIVPYYVTISSEGRGKLTSSYIGYINIIIRMAIYMGNSFYGAVNRDTLMSNFFLTDISNVIDALQKINGMLGIFAILLISLLNRKELLKLLALFDGLETEAFPRVGVAMQQVAANKKMNRLVMILVGSMVAYITCSFLMIGLRDTATFSISAVISYFSPHFIVCAISFLAGNVMIKLRIYLGALNEVLKNLAHQWDTRSLKAVTQKQRSLQCLNSFSMYTIVTKDPAEIIQESMEIHHLICEAAATANKYFTYQLLTIISIAFLIIVFDAYYVLETLLGKSKRESKFKTVEFVTFFSCQMILYLIAIISIVEGSNRAIKKSEKTGGIVHSLLNKTKSAEVKEKLQQFSMQLMHLKINFTAAGLFNIDRTLYFTISGALTTYLIILLQFTSNSPNNGYGNGSSCCETFNNMTNHTL; the protein is encoded by the exons ATGAGCCTCGCAATTCATTTGCGTTGTGAGATTGTAATCCCATTTTGCGTATTCCACGGACACAATGACTTCATTGAGCAGCCATACACCATGTGGCTCCTTAGGCGAATGGTTGGGAAATCGGGCAACCGACCTCACGACGTATACACCTGCTATCGGCTGACAACATTCATGGCACTTTGCCTCGGAATTGTGCCGTATTACGTGACCATATCTTCAGAAGGCAGAGGAAAACTAACATCCTCCTACATCGGCTACATCAACATCATCATACGAATGGCCATATATATGGGCAACTCATTCTACGGTGCCGTCAATCGGGATACGTTGATGTCCAACTTTTTCCTTACGGACATATCGAATGTGATAGATGCTTTGCAAAAGATCAACGGAATGCTGGGAATATTTGCCATTTTACTTATATCGCTGCTGAACCGGAAGGAATTGCTGAAACTGCTGGCCCTATTCGATGGACTTGAGACGGAGGCGTTTCCacgcgtgggcgtggcaatgcagcaggttgcagctAATAAGAAAATGAATCGATTGGTTATGATCCTGGTTGGCAGTATGGTGGCATATATAACCTGTAGTTTTCTGATGATCGGTTTGAGAGACACGGCCACATTTTCCATCTCAGCGGTGATTAGTTATTTTTCACCACATTTTATCGTGTGCGCGATTTCTTTTCTGGCTGGAAATGTAATGATAAAATTACGCATATATCTGGGTGCTCTTAACGAG GTGTTGAAGAACCTAGCCCATCAATGGGACACCCGAAGCCTCAAGGCAGTGACTCAAAAACAGCGTTCTCTACAATGTCTGAACTCATTTTCCATGTACACCATTGTAACAAAGGATCCTGCAGAGATTATACAGGAGTCCATGGAGATACATCATCTCATTTGCGAGGCCGCTGCCACGGCCAACAAATATTTTACCTACCAACTGCTGACCATTATATCCATAGCATTTCTGATCATCGTTTTCGATGCGTACTATGTCCTGGAGACCCTGCTGGGAAAATCGAAGCGCGAAAGCAAGTTCAAAACTGTGGAATTTGTGACGTTTTTCTCGTGTCAAATGATCCTGTATCTAATCGCCATTATTTCGATTGTCGAGGGAAGTAATCGCGCCATCAAGAAGAGCGAGAAAACTGGAGGCATAGTGCACTCCCTACtcaataaaaccaaaagtGCTGAGGTCAAGGAGAAACTGCAGCAATTCTCCATGCAGTTGATGCATctcaaaattaatttcaccgCTGCCGGTCTGTTCAACATCGACCGCACTTTGTATTTCACG ATCAGCGGGGCCTTGACCACTTATCTCATCATCTTGCTGCAGTTCACATCCAATTCCCCCAACAATGGCTATGGGAATGGCAGCTCTTGCTGTGAGACCTTCAATAATATGACGAATCATACGCTTTAG
- the LOC6611535 gene encoding putative gustatory receptor 28b isoform X4 yields MSFFFCDLFKPRDAFGAEQTLLFYTYLLGLTPFRLRGQAGERQFHLSKIGYLNAFLQLSFFSYCFLAALIEQQSIVGYFFKSEISQMGDSLQKFIGMTGMSILFLCSSIRVRLLIRIWDRISCIDDRFLNLGVCFNYPAIMRLRLLQIFLINGVQLGYLISSNWMLLGNDVRPIYTAIVAFYVPQIFLLSIVMLFNATLHRLWQHFIVLNQVLKNLAHQWDTRSLKAVTQKQRSLQCLNSFSMYTIVTKDPAEIIQESMEIHHLICEAAATANKYFTYQLLTIISIAFLIIVFDAYYVLETLLGKSKRESKFKTVEFVTFFSCQMILYLIAIISIVEGSNRAIKKSEKTGGIVHSLLNKTKSAEVKEKLQQFSMQLMHLKINFTAAGLFNIDRTLYFTISGALTTYLIILLQFTSNSPNNGYGNGSSCCETFNNMTNHTL; encoded by the exons ATGTCATTTTTCTTTTGTGATCTTTTCAAACCTCGAGATGCTTTCGGAGCCGAGCAAACCTTACTTTTCTACACCTATCTACTCGGTTTGACCCCTTTTCGTTTGAGGGGTCAGGCTGGTGAGAGGCAGTTTCATCTAAGTAAAATCGGCTATCTGAATGCTTTTCTTCAGTTGAGTTTCTTCAGCTACTGCTTTTTGGCCGCTCTCATCGAACAGCAGAGTATTGTTGGCTACTTTTTCAAATCCGAAATATCTCAAATGGGAGACTCACTGCAAAAATTCATCGGCATGACTGGAATGTCGATACTGTTCCTCTGCAGCAGCATTCGCGTTAGATTGCTGATCCGTATATGGGATCGTATATCCTGTATAGATGATCGGTTTCTCAACTTGGGCGTATGCTTCAATTATCCCGCCATTATGCGATTGAGACTTCTACAGATCTTTCTCATTAATGGCGTGCAATTGGGCTATTTGATTAGTTCCAACTGGATGCTGTTGGGAAATGATGTGCGACCCATCTACACAGCAATTGTGGCGTTCTATGTGCCCCAAATATTTCTACTAAGCATTGTTATGCTGTTTAACGCTACTTTACATCGTCTTTGGCAACATTTCATTGTGCTGAATCAG GTGTTGAAGAACCTAGCCCATCAATGGGACACCCGAAGCCTCAAGGCAGTGACTCAAAAACAGCGTTCTCTACAATGTCTGAACTCATTTTCCATGTACACCATTGTAACAAAGGATCCTGCAGAGATTATACAGGAGTCCATGGAGATACATCATCTCATTTGCGAGGCCGCTGCCACGGCCAACAAATATTTTACCTACCAACTGCTGACCATTATATCCATAGCATTTCTGATCATCGTTTTCGATGCGTACTATGTCCTGGAGACCCTGCTGGGAAAATCGAAGCGCGAAAGCAAGTTCAAAACTGTGGAATTTGTGACGTTTTTCTCGTGTCAAATGATCCTGTATCTAATCGCCATTATTTCGATTGTCGAGGGAAGTAATCGCGCCATCAAGAAGAGCGAGAAAACTGGAGGCATAGTGCACTCCCTACtcaataaaaccaaaagtGCTGAGGTCAAGGAGAAACTGCAGCAATTCTCCATGCAGTTGATGCATctcaaaattaatttcaccgCTGCCGGTCTGTTCAACATCGACCGCACTTTGTATTTCACG ATCAGCGGGGCCTTGACCACTTATCTCATCATCTTGCTGCAGTTCACATCCAATTCCCCCAACAATGGCTATGGGAATGGCAGCTCTTGCTGTGAGACCTTCAATAATATGACGAATCATACGCTTTAG